gggggaaagcttcatgagtggtgaagcaggactgcaggtgcatgtctatttacccctcccctctcaatttctgtctctatccaataataaatgaatttaaaaaatatcttgtatatttatttatattccctttttgttgcccttgctgtttttattatagttattattgttgttttggatgtcatcattgttagataggacagagagaaatggagagaggagaaggcagagagggggagagaaagacagacacctgcagacctgcttcacggccggtgaagcgactcccctgcaggtggggagccgggggctcgaaccgggatccttatgctggtccttgtgctttgtgccacgtgtgcttaacccgctgcgctaccacctgactccccaataaatgattttttaaagagaaactttaaaaaaattgttaacagAATCCTCATTTGGTTGGAATAGTATTTGTTGACTCTAAATGTAGACATGCTGTCAGAATCTAGACTTCTCTTCAGCTCTCAGAAGACAAGCAGGCAGAGAGAAAGCGAGGTCCCTGCACTGAGGCGGGCCACACGGAACCTGCCACACATGTGTGAACTCACTGTACATCAACTCACTGGTATAGCAGTACTTTATCTCTGtaccttctttttaaagacagattTATTTTCACGGAAGATAGTGCACACACGAgagaatccagagcactgctcgctcTGGTATGGGCCAGGGACACATGTGGCGATGATGGAGGTTGAACTCGGCACCACAGAAGTACAAAGCAGCAGCCTCAGAAGTACAAATCAGGTGTGCTCCCACCATACTctgtgtttttgcctccaggcttatctctgggcctcagtgtctgcactataaatccactgctcctggaggccatttttccttttttttttttttttgacaggacagagagaaatggagaggaagggagatagaaaggttgagaagggggagatagaaaggtagagaagtGGGGGGAGAGGTATCTGCAAGGCTGCTTTGCGGtttgtgaagcataccccctgcaggtagggggccagggctcgaacctatatcttagtgctttgtactatgtacacttagctgggtgtgccactggcaGGCCCCAAGAAACTGATCTTCTGACCTCTCACACCCTGGTTCTCTTGACCTTTAATCTGGGTTAAGTTCAGGAGCCATCGGGAGGGAGGTGTCAGCAAGAGGCCAGAGGTCGGAGCCCAGTGGGCCTGGAGTGGTAACAGCTCCCCCCAGCTTAGTTTTTGGCAGCTTCCCTGTCCCTTGTCTTAATGACACCTGTTCCCCATTCTGTACACAGCCTTCATTAAGGGCTAATCAGTGAAGACCTTCAAGCAGGCTTCCTGTCAGGACCCTGCAAAATAGAAGAGTAAAAACATTCCAAACAGATGCCAAGAACTTTTTCATGTTTATTAATAGAGACCACATACacctctttaaaaagagagaatataaCAAGTGACAAGGATTTATGAGTACAGAGTGAGAGTTACAGCAGTGACAGCCTTACTAAGTCAGAGCCTTGTGACACACAGACTGAGTAAATACGGACAGCAGAGGGCCTCCATCAGGTAGGTAAAGCCAACACAGCTAATCAGCAACATCAGTGCTACTTACACGTCTACGTCAATTACTTTGTGACATCTAGACATAGCTTGCTCTTTTAAATAAGTCAATATTTACCTGGCACTgttcactattatttatttatttaagatatcaacttttttttttctacaaggaAAAGACCATATATTCCATCCTAAATATCAGACTATTCTGTCCAAACCACGAGGATGTCATACTTGAAACTTATCAGTGGGCTGAAGAAATGCTTTTAAAATCATCACATGAACTCATTAGGAAAAGTGAAAAATAGTGAATAGTTTTCCTACATTTCAAAAtcaattcagttttttaaaaatatttatttattttatttattcccttttgttgcccttgttgatcaaTTCACTTTTATTCTATTTCCATTAAGATTGACATAACATCTAAGTAATTCTGATTTTGAGTCATGTCTTAAAcaaacatattaaataaataacatccaATCAATGGAGATGGATAGACTTGTCAAAGTTGAACTTCCTGTATTCTGTCACCTTCTTCTCAAGTCACAGCCACAAGAAGCAGTGGCTCACAAAATAAGTCAGACCAAGAAAAGCTCAATGTTCTTCAACCGGAAGGCCTTGATGTGAGAAGCATGCTTGGTAACGCTGGTTAAAAAGACTCTTCTGTAGTGACTCTTCCTACACTGCGTTCTATAACGTGTGCTCTCAAATCAGCTCGGCCACCCCCCGGCCCTACACAGCGCCTGTGCGCTGCTGGTCTCACAGGTAGCTCTCCTCCTTACACAGGCCTGGATGCCCACCCCCATCAGAAAGCCCAGAAAGAGCACACAGTGGGTCTTCCTTCTGCGAAAGGACCTTGAAGGGTAAGTGCTGGGAATAAACAGCAATTACTTCTCCACCCTCACAACAAGTCCATCCATGGTCACGAGAAATGGCACAGTACAGTATTCTCTCCTGGAGCAGCACAGCTGGTTTCAGTGAATTTTAATAAGCATGATCTGTTCACAGTCAACCCTTCATGGACTCCCAGGAGGAGAGTGTGACGACGGTCCGGCTGCCTTCTGCCAGAcggttctttctttctgtgggAGAGTTTGTGGCCAGTCTGGGTCTGCTCTGGGATCTACTGCTTGGACTCCTCCCTCCCTTGGGGGGAAGTCACTTTGAAAGCCAGCCGAAGGTCACTGTGGCACTTGTACTCTGTAAATTTACATATACAGCTTGTaaagcatcaaaaaaaaaaaaaaagtgaccctgCCATATGTTTCATGATTTAAGAGCTCAGGCTTGATAGCCTTAAATGAGTAAAGCAGAGTTTTTTCTGCATAGTCTTAGTTCTCAGTAACTTCAGCACTGCTGCCCAGCACTTTCAAAACATTCTTATTCAATAAAGCTAAATTCAAACTGTAGAATCCCTCACTGCTGACGGATGCTTAAGGTTAAACTCCAGCAAGCTAAACTTTGCTTATTAAACCAGAGTCAGAGTTTATGTCTATAATCTCAGAGGGTGAGAGTCCACAGTGCCCAATCTGTACTGCGCGGTAGACGATACATAcgcatgtaaacacacacacatacacacacatatatagtaaGTCATCAAACAGGACAAAGAGTGACATGCAGTTATTACTATTGCACTGGCAATACTCTCTAAGAGTTTTCTCCGgctgttttcttttcctgtcaTTAACAAACATAAATGCCGAGTGATGTTCAGAAGAAAGAGGCATGCAAAATCCAGTATGTGTTGTTTTAGATGATACTTTGTTTTGAGAGGCTTGCAAAATCCAGTTATGTGTTGTTTTAGATGATACTTTGTTTTGAGGGGGCTTGCAAAATCCAGTTATGTGTTGTTTTAGATGATACTTTGTTTTGAGGGGGCCAGGGAATCATAGAGTCCTCATggtacttgcttttttttttttttctctttaacctTTTCGACTTAACTCATGAGAAGTGCCCTTTTCCTAAGTTAATAGCTTTTTATAAATGCTATTATTCAGGTTACTAGAGCAAGTATCCACCTTACTCACCATCAACTGGCCGCTGCTGTTATAACTGTTGGAATCCGAAGTCTCTTTGCAACACAAGACACTGTAGAGGTGCCTCTGGCAATCCGAGGAGGCGTAATAGTAGATGAGTGGGTCGAGACAACAGCTGAGGCTGCTGACACAGACGCAGAGGAGGTAGGCAAAATAGGCGGTGTTTGCCGTGGAGCCCCAGAGAAAGGAGGAGTAGTGCAGAATCAGGAGGATGTTTGTGGGCCCAAAGCAAAGGATGAAGATGCTGAAAACAGCAGCTGACAGGAAGAGGGCCCGGGACTTCTTGTTCTGGTTGGCAACTGCGGGAGAGCTAAGACACCGAATGATAGACACGTAACAGACCGTGGAGACAATCAGAGGCACGAAGAAGAAGACGGCGGAGAAGGCCGAGAAGTAATAGGCGTAGTAGCCTTCGAGGAGGGAGGAGTTGAGCACATCGTGACAGGTGGTTATGTTGAGCCCCGGCACCCGCACCGTCTGCTCCTGGAGGAGGAGAGGCAGCACTCCCGCCACGGCTACCGCCCAGATGGccagacaggagagagaggccCTGCCCAGGGTGCGCCAGGAGAGGGACTCGATGGGGTACACCACAGCCAGAAACCGGTCGATGCTTATGACTGTCATGAGCATGATGGAGGCATACATGTTACCGTAAAAGGCCGCGGTGACAAAGCGACACATTTCGGACCCGAATTTCCAGTCAGTTCCCGAAAAGTAATAACTGATCTTAAAGGGCAGGACAGACACGAAAAGCACGTCGGCCGTGGCCAAGTGCAGCATGTAGACCACGGCAGGCTTCTTGATCTTCATTTTCAAGATGAACACAACAATGGCCGTGAGGTTGAGAGGCAGGCTTACTACAAACACGCCCGTGTAGACAGAGGGGATAAAGACAGTGAGCCAAGTGCTGGTCAGGTAGCCTGAGACATCTTCGGAGATGAAGACAAAGGGCTGTTGTTGAAGAGGATGGCTGTGATTGAAGGCTTCAGTGAATCCACTTgcgtttttcccctcctcctcccccattgGGAAGGGCTCATATTCACTGCTATATACGATCGGAAACGTCCGAAGATACACAGATCCATT
This DNA window, taken from Erinaceus europaeus unplaced genomic scaffold, mEriEur2.1 scaffold_1034, whole genome shotgun sequence, encodes the following:
- the LOC132536462 gene encoding proteinase-activated receptor 1-like, producing LCLFHFFSFSGSNATNGSVYLRTFPIVYSSEYEPFPMGEEEGKNASGFTEAFNHSHPLQQQPFVFISEDVSGYLTSTWLTVFIPSVYTGVFVVSLPLNLTAIVVFILKMKIKKPAVVYMLHLATADVLFVSVLPFKISYYFSGTDWKFGSEMCRFVTAAFYGNMYASIMLMTVISIDRFLAVVYPIESLSWRTLGRASLSCLAIWAVAVAGVLPLLLQEQTVRVPGLNITTCHDVLNSSLLEGYYAYYFSAFSAVFFFVPLIVSTVCYVSIIRCLSSPAVANQNKKSRALFLSAAVFSIFILCFGPTNILLILHYSSFLWGSTANTAYFAYLLCVCVSSLSCCLDPLIYYYASSDCQRHLYSVLCCKETSDSNSYNSSGQLMVSKVDTCSSNLNNSIYKKLLT